The following proteins are co-located in the Blastopirellula marina genome:
- a CDS encoding non-ribosomal peptide synthetase produces MSTPSSNPKSSGPGSTPCEAGQLEKRKRDRLRELLLQKVASSESNQKSNVGVLANSDSFEPFPLTETQQAYWIGQSIPQGLGGVATHVYCEMDCQSLDFDRLSDAMKKLLERHAMLRADILPDGRQRILNECPMFSIPFEDLSGQPEELRCSRLEEIRSRMSHQVRHHWPFCEVVGVRTSEQITRLFFSFNLLVIDAFSVGLLLVELQLIYKNPGIVLPPITGSYRDFVLETQAAKATDSYRRSMDFWREQLGKIEPAPELPMFRSTHEVTPPRFRRLEETLSAAEWASFRSRCQELGLTPTAALLAAFTSVLTRWSRTNSYSVMTTLFNRQSLQPELQPVLGDFTSLMLLSVEDEEIKSETFATRALRLQSSFWERFDHSRVNGVDVLRELKRERGIDPLNVISVVFTSILGDIPARKAEPLGKVVYRCSQTPNIWLDHQVFEEQDALTLSWDYVDLLFPDGLIEDMFACYFKLLKRLAFNEAAWNDPALLPLPSDQVVRRAMINQTRVEMTDTDLLSLFLSQVETRPNEVAVIAEDGSLTYAELNERAKQLASRIALTLGDNRKPIAILLPKSLDQIAAAIAVLKTGAPFLPIDICTPPQRLAMILEQSEVVLQVVDPTNNLCCMNALVPSLSVIAPSDAESQADVVLSRPTSDDLAYIIYTSGSTGKPKGVAVTHRAACNTILDINRQFAMGPSDRVFAISSLAFDLSIFDIFGTFAAGGIAVLPAEGTDRDPKHWIECIVKHRVTVWNSVPALAQMLVEYLEGPNVVRLMSLRLMLLSGDWIHVSLPDRIWSTIPSVRLVSLGGATEAGIWSIVHPVDRLAPHAKRIPYGRPLANQRWYVLDEEFHSIPDWVNGSLYISGDSLAVGYHRNHEQTELMFVTHPETGERLYRTGDVGRYLPNGEIEILGREDAQVKINGVRIEPGEIEATLIATGMISAVAVVPFDVRDSTRLVAFVVAIDGQTSQEIEVALLQAQRDWLPVAMHVSRIVFLNSLPLSSNGKIDRSAFENPLPTSNPSELSGDKNSSSAEVDKGADLAEKIGRLIGETLGLPAIGPNDNLLDLGADSIEIVRVAMRIEEECGIRVSFPELFQSPTISSIVATSSNGSSSGSRAARTFFNDRAILDPTERDQFKKARYNLRNITGRDNCLTLPSFTDFEDAKDLFARQSNRFFDEGPLTLDRMSGILHALSETTRNGIHKRAYASAGGLYPVQTYLYVKPNAIESLTDGCYYYDPVCHRLVVERLGEVLDEQFFDSQVNRPLFRRSHFTLLFVSDDAAIEPMYGDLSSKFVDIEVGAICQLLESTAPRFGIGLCQIGWWNIKYAIETLGLTTERRLVHAAVGGPITASRIDCEGTDMQWESGVIE; encoded by the coding sequence ATGTCAACACCGTCGTCGAATCCTAAGTCGTCTGGGCCTGGCTCGACTCCCTGCGAAGCCGGTCAGTTGGAAAAGCGAAAACGAGATCGTTTGAGAGAGTTGTTACTTCAAAAGGTGGCCTCAAGCGAAAGTAATCAAAAATCAAATGTCGGCGTTTTGGCAAACAGTGACAGTTTCGAGCCATTTCCCCTGACCGAAACACAACAGGCCTATTGGATCGGACAGTCGATTCCGCAAGGTCTTGGTGGTGTCGCGACGCACGTTTATTGTGAAATGGACTGCCAAAGTTTAGACTTCGATCGACTTTCTGATGCGATGAAGAAGTTGCTCGAGCGACATGCGATGCTACGTGCCGACATCCTGCCAGACGGACGTCAGAGGATCCTCAACGAGTGCCCGATGTTTAGCATTCCGTTCGAAGATCTATCTGGCCAACCAGAAGAGTTGCGGTGCTCGCGGTTGGAGGAGATCCGATCACGCATGTCTCATCAAGTGCGTCATCACTGGCCGTTTTGCGAAGTAGTTGGGGTGCGAACGAGTGAACAGATTACACGTCTGTTTTTCAGTTTCAACCTGTTGGTCATCGACGCTTTCAGTGTAGGCCTATTGCTGGTTGAGTTGCAGCTTATATACAAGAATCCAGGCATTGTCCTACCTCCCATTACGGGCTCCTATCGCGATTTCGTCCTAGAGACTCAAGCAGCGAAAGCTACCGATTCTTATCGACGATCAATGGACTTTTGGCGGGAACAACTCGGCAAGATAGAACCCGCTCCCGAACTCCCGATGTTTCGCTCAACTCACGAGGTGACACCACCACGATTTCGACGCTTGGAAGAAACATTGAGTGCAGCAGAGTGGGCATCGTTCCGCTCCCGTTGTCAGGAATTAGGATTGACGCCGACGGCCGCCCTCCTTGCGGCATTTACGTCAGTGCTAACGCGATGGAGTCGTACTAATTCTTACAGCGTAATGACGACATTGTTTAATCGACAGTCACTGCAACCAGAACTCCAGCCTGTGCTTGGTGACTTCACTTCTCTAATGTTGCTCTCTGTCGAAGACGAGGAAATCAAGTCCGAAACATTTGCGACGAGGGCGTTGCGTTTACAGTCATCGTTTTGGGAGCGATTCGATCATAGCCGTGTCAACGGTGTCGATGTATTGCGAGAACTGAAACGGGAGCGTGGTATTGATCCGCTCAATGTCATTTCAGTCGTTTTCACAAGTATTCTTGGCGACATCCCGGCCCGTAAAGCAGAACCTCTCGGCAAGGTAGTTTATCGCTGTTCGCAGACTCCTAATATTTGGCTCGATCATCAAGTGTTTGAGGAACAAGACGCACTGACTTTAAGTTGGGACTATGTCGACCTTCTATTTCCCGATGGACTGATCGAAGACATGTTTGCCTGCTACTTTAAGCTTCTCAAGCGTCTAGCGTTCAACGAAGCCGCATGGAATGATCCAGCTTTGCTTCCGTTGCCGAGTGACCAAGTTGTTCGTCGCGCCATGATCAACCAAACTCGGGTGGAAATGACGGATACAGATCTACTTTCGCTATTCTTGTCGCAGGTTGAGACGCGACCGAATGAAGTGGCGGTCATTGCGGAGGACGGTTCTCTGACCTACGCTGAGTTGAATGAACGAGCAAAACAACTTGCGTCTCGGATTGCATTGACTCTTGGGGACAATAGAAAACCTATTGCTATCCTTCTACCGAAATCTCTGGACCAGATTGCCGCGGCGATTGCGGTGCTAAAAACGGGGGCTCCCTTTCTTCCGATCGATATATGTACGCCGCCGCAACGTTTGGCAATGATTCTGGAACAATCCGAGGTCGTGCTGCAAGTCGTCGATCCAACTAATAATCTATGCTGCATGAATGCCTTGGTGCCATCGCTATCGGTGATCGCACCGAGCGATGCCGAATCCCAAGCTGATGTTGTGCTTTCTCGCCCCACATCCGATGATCTCGCCTATATTATTTACACATCTGGATCGACCGGCAAACCGAAGGGGGTAGCCGTTACTCATCGAGCAGCATGCAATACCATTCTGGATATCAATCGACAGTTTGCGATGGGACCTTCCGATCGTGTATTCGCAATTTCATCGCTTGCGTTTGATCTATCCATTTTTGATATCTTCGGCACGTTCGCAGCAGGAGGTATAGCGGTATTGCCAGCAGAGGGTACCGATCGTGATCCCAAGCATTGGATCGAGTGTATCGTGAAACACCGCGTTACGGTCTGGAATTCCGTTCCGGCACTGGCGCAGATGCTTGTTGAGTATTTGGAAGGACCAAACGTGGTTCGTCTCATGTCGCTCCGCTTGATGCTGCTCAGCGGCGACTGGATTCATGTTTCACTCCCCGATCGAATCTGGTCAACTATTCCAAGTGTACGTCTGGTAAGTCTTGGTGGTGCGACGGAAGCTGGAATCTGGTCAATTGTTCATCCGGTCGATCGCCTTGCGCCCCATGCTAAGCGAATACCTTACGGACGTCCTCTAGCGAATCAACGTTGGTATGTCTTGGACGAAGAGTTTCATTCAATTCCAGATTGGGTCAACGGTAGCCTTTACATAAGCGGGGATAGCTTGGCGGTCGGGTATCACCGCAATCACGAGCAAACCGAACTGATGTTTGTGACGCATCCTGAGACCGGTGAGCGACTCTATCGCACTGGCGATGTCGGACGATATCTACCGAATGGAGAAATCGAGATTCTCGGCCGCGAAGATGCTCAGGTCAAGATTAATGGAGTGCGAATCGAACCGGGCGAGATCGAAGCAACACTCATAGCGACAGGAATGATCTCGGCTGTCGCAGTCGTTCCATTCGATGTACGAGACTCTACCCGCCTTGTCGCCTTTGTCGTGGCAATCGATGGTCAGACGTCTCAAGAGATCGAAGTAGCATTGTTGCAAGCTCAGCGAGACTGGCTTCCGGTCGCAATGCACGTTTCAAGAATTGTGTTTCTCAATTCTCTCCCTCTGAGTAGTAACGGCAAGATTGATCGCTCGGCCTTCGAGAATCCTCTTCCTACGTCCAATCCATCAGAGCTTTCCGGAGACAAGAACTCGTCTTCCGCCGAAGTTGACAAAGGGGCAGATTTGGCAGAAAAGATTGGTAGACTTATTGGAGAAACACTTGGCTTACCTGCTATCGGTCCCAATGATAATTTACTTGATTTGGGAGCAGATTCGATTGAGATTGTGCGCGTAGCGATGCGAATAGAGGAGGAGTGTGGTATTCGAGTGTCTTTCCCCGAACTGTTCCAATCCCCCACGATTTCATCGATAGTTGCGACCAGTTCTAATGGTTCATCGTCCGGTTCACGCGCCGCGAGAACTTTCTTCAATGACCGGGCTATTCTCGACCCAACAGAGCGTGACCAATTTAAAAAGGCACGGTACAATCTCCGAAACATTACAGGTAGAGATAACTGCTTAACATTGCCATCGTTCACCGACTTCGAAGATGCCAAAGATCTATTCGCCCGGCAGAGCAATCGCTTTTTCGATGAGGGTCCGCTCACTCTTGATCGAATGTCCGGAATTCTCCATGCGTTGAGTGAAACTACAAGAAACGGAATTCACAAAAGAGCGTATGCGTCAGCCGGAGGATTGTATCCGGTTCAGACCTATCTCTATGTCAAGCCAAACGCAATTGAGTCCCTCACGGACGGATGCTATTACTATGATCCCGTCTGTCATCGGTTAGTTGTCGAGAGGCTGGGCGAAGTGCTCGACGAGCAGTTCTTCGACTCTCAAGTGAATCGCCCTTTGTTCCGCCGGAGCCATTTCACTCTACTGTTCGTTTCTGACGACGCTGCAATCGAACCGATGTACGGCGATCTTTCCTCGAAATTTGTTGACATAGAAGTTGGTGCGATCTGTCAACTTCTGGAATCAACGGCTCCAAGGTTCGGAATTGGACTGTGTCAGATCGGGTGGTGGAATATTAAGTACGCGATCGAGACTCTAGGTTTGACTACCGAACGGCGACTCGTCCATGCGGCAGTTGGCGGTCCAATTACTGCAAGTCGGATCGATTGCGAGGGAACTGATATGCAATGGGAATCAGGGGTCATCGAATGA